One Dreissena polymorpha isolate Duluth1 chromosome 9, UMN_Dpol_1.0, whole genome shotgun sequence genomic window carries:
- the LOC127846645 gene encoding LOW QUALITY PROTEIN: uncharacterized protein LOC127846645 (The sequence of the model RefSeq protein was modified relative to this genomic sequence to represent the inferred CDS: inserted 1 base in 1 codon; deleted 2 bases in 2 codons; added 6 bases not found in genome assembly), translating to MNQPISIDEEAHMRSEEDIRRAVYGVSLSEIHLGNYDNSITRPTVASARKSVLWSRERKVYETXEQTSPDEFKSNPYFKFEYPEIPRHWPGTWAVMSRDELAGSAMRLSSRPSTARPQTSPGTPWLRRTRAASVTQQEIPRTVKTTSLWSRDLCYVSCENYKNSSSIRVLWHVVIVACNNQDTVFLKLRCRQY from the exons CAGCCGATAAGTATCGACGAAGAGGCGCACATGCGCAGCGAGGAGGACATCCGGCGCGCAGTGTACGGCGTATCCCTTTCTGAGATCCACCTCGGAAATTACGACAACTCCATCACCAGG CCCACTGTCGCTAGCGCTCGGAAGTCCGTGCTGTGGTCTCGTGAGCGCAAAGTTTACGAAA GAGAGCAGACATCGCCTGACGAGTTTAAAAGTAACCCTTACTTCAAGTTCGAGTATCCGGAAATT CCCCGTCATTGGCCGGGAACTTGGGCGGTGATGTCCCGCGATGAGCTGGCAGGTAGCGCCATGCGGCTGTCGTCCCGGCCCTCCACCGCCCGCCCACAGACGTCTCCCGGGACTCCCTGGCTCCGCCGGACCCGAGCAGCCTCCGTCACACAACAGGAGATACCGCGAACTGTTAAAACAACCTCATTGTGGTCACGTGATTTGTGTTATGTTTCTTGTGAGAACTACAAAAACTCTTCATCGATCCGTGTGTTATGGCATGTTGTGATCGTGGCCTGTAATAATCAGGACACTGTCTTTCTTAAGTTGCGTTGTCGTCAGTATTAG